A stretch of the Rosa rugosa chromosome 5, drRosRugo1.1, whole genome shotgun sequence genome encodes the following:
- the LOC133709873 gene encoding serine carboxypeptidase-like 45: MISVPWKTIAMALVLLQITEAYPLSRLDRITQLPGQPQVGFQHYSGYVTVDEKKQRALFYYFAEAEIEPASKPLVLWLNGGPGCSSLGVGAFSENGPFRPSGEVLVKNEYSWNREANMLYLETPIGVGFSYSTDTASYESVNDRITGMDNLMFLQKWLDKFPQYRNRSLFITGESYAGHYVPQLAELMLQFNKEYHFNLKGIALGNPVLEYATDFNSRSEFFWSHGLISDSTYKMFTSVCNYSRYVSEYYRGSVSPICSKVMSQVSRETSKFVDKYDVTLDVCISSVFSQSKVLSPQQVTESIDVCVEDETVNYLNRLDVQKALHARLVGVRKWAVCSNVLDYELLDLEIPTITIVGKLIKAGISVLVYSGDQDSVIPLTGSRTLVHGLAEELKLNTTVPYRVWFEGQQVGGWTQVYGNMLSFATIRGASHEAPFSQPERSLVLFKSFLEGRPLPEAF; the protein is encoded by the exons ATGATTTCTGTACCATGGAAAACCATTGCAATGGCTTTGGTTTTGCTACAAATTACAGAAGCTTACCCTCTTTCTAGACTTGATAGAATTACCCAGTTGCCGGGTCAACCCCAAGTCGGGTTCCAGCACTATTCGGGTTATGTTACCGTTGATGAGAAAAAACAAAGAGCTCTGTTTTACTACTTTGCTGAAGCTGAAATTGAACCAGCTTCAAAGCCTCTTGTTCTCTGGCTCAATGGAG GGCCTGGTTGTTCTTCTCTGGGAGTTGGAGCATTTTCTGAAAATGGGCCATTTAGGCCTAGTGGAGAGGTATTGGTTAAAAACGAATATAGTTGGAATAGAG aagcaaacATGCTCTATTTGGAGACACCAATTGGAGTTGGGTTCTCTTATTCAACTGATACCGCTTCTTATGAGTCTGTAAATGACCGTATTACAGGCAT GGACAATCTTATGTTCTTACAAAAGTGGCTGGACAAATTCCCTCAATATAGAAACAGAAGCTTGTTTATTACAGGAGAAAGCTATGCTG GTCATTATGTTCCCCAGCTAGCAGAACTCATGCTCCAATTCAACAAGGAGTATCACTTCAATTTAAAAGGAATTGCT TTGGGTAATCCAGTCCTAGAATATGCTACTGACTTCAATTCAAGATCCGAGTTCTTTTGGTCTCATGGATTGATATCAGATTCAACGTACAAAATGTTCACTTCAGTCTGTAACTATTCAAGATATGTGAGTGAATATTATAGAGGCTCGGTTTCACCTATTTGTTCCAAGGTGATGAGTCAAGTCAGCAGAGAAACCAGTAAATTTGTTGACAAATATGATGTCACTCTTGATGTTTGTATATCATCTGTGTTCTCCCAATCCAAAGTCCTCAGTCCCCAG CAAGTTACTGAGTCAATAGATGTATGCGTGGAAGATGAAACAGTCAACTATTTAAACAGGCTGGATGTGCAGAAGGCACTtcatgctcgccttgttggtgTTCGGAAATGGGCAGTTTGCAGCAA TGTATTGGATTATGAGCTGCTGGATTTGGAGATACCAACAATCACAATTGTAGGCAAACTCATTAAGGCAGGAATATCAGTCTTGGTTTACAG TGGCGACCAAGATTCTGTTATTCCATTGACCGGTAGTCGAACATTAGTTCATGGACTTGCAGAGGAACTAAAACTAAATACCACCGTTCCTTATAGAGTCTGGTTTGAGGGGCAGCAG GTTGGTGGGTGGACTCAAGTTTATGGTAATATGCTTTCCTTCGCCACCATTAGAGGAGCATCGCATGAAGCACCATTCTCGCAGCCTGAGAGGTCACTTGTACTGTTTAAATCATTTCTGGAGGGCCGACCGCTACCAGAAGCATTCTGA